In Alteromonas mediterranea DE, a single genomic region encodes these proteins:
- the cysS gene encoding cysteine--tRNA ligase: MLHLYNTRTREKAKFVPLQEGKVGLYVCGITVYDLSHMGHARTYLSFDVLVRYLRHLGLDVKYVRNITDIDDKIIARANENGESFEALTARTIAMMHEDFAAINLLEPDVEPTVSGHMDEIIEIIQRLMDKGYAYQAKSGDVLFDVSKYEDYGKLSKQDLDQLKAGARVEVAAGKDDPLDFVLWKTTKPGEPAWQSPWGEGRPGWHIECSAMNHKHLGAHFDIHGGGSDLTFPHHENEVAQSCCAYDTPYVNVWMHAGMVQVNDEKMSKSLGNFFTLRDVLKEHDSETLRFFLMSAHYRSQLSYSQDNITQAKAALERLYTALRGVVVNESTDLSYGGYLARFEAAMNDDLNVPEAFSVLFDVARELNRQKDNAEEAGKLAAVLKGLGAILGMLQSDPDTYLKGGEGNDDEAAEIEALIKQRNDARASKDWAAADAARDALNAKGVVLEDGPSGTTWRKA, from the coding sequence ATGCTACATCTTTACAACACCCGAACCCGTGAAAAAGCGAAGTTTGTTCCGCTTCAAGAAGGGAAAGTGGGTTTGTATGTGTGTGGTATCACCGTTTATGACCTAAGTCACATGGGCCATGCCCGTACTTACCTAAGTTTCGACGTGTTAGTACGCTATTTGCGCCACCTTGGTTTAGACGTTAAGTACGTGCGTAATATCACAGACATAGACGACAAAATTATTGCTCGCGCTAATGAAAACGGCGAAAGCTTCGAAGCACTCACGGCACGTACTATCGCCATGATGCACGAAGACTTTGCAGCGATTAACCTACTAGAGCCAGATGTTGAGCCGACAGTAAGCGGCCACATGGATGAAATTATAGAAATCATTCAGCGCCTGATGGATAAAGGCTATGCTTATCAAGCTAAAAGCGGCGATGTGCTATTCGACGTAAGTAAGTATGAAGATTACGGCAAGCTAAGCAAACAAGACTTAGATCAGCTTAAAGCCGGTGCCCGTGTTGAAGTGGCGGCAGGTAAAGATGACCCGCTAGACTTCGTGCTGTGGAAGACCACCAAGCCTGGAGAGCCTGCATGGCAATCGCCATGGGGCGAAGGCCGCCCGGGCTGGCACATTGAATGTTCTGCAATGAATCATAAGCATCTTGGTGCGCACTTTGATATTCACGGCGGTGGCTCAGATTTAACCTTCCCGCACCATGAAAATGAAGTGGCTCAGTCGTGCTGCGCATATGATACGCCTTACGTAAACGTGTGGATGCACGCGGGTATGGTTCAAGTTAACGACGAAAAAATGTCTAAATCGTTGGGTAACTTTTTTACTTTACGCGATGTGCTAAAAGAGCACGATTCAGAAACCTTGCGTTTCTTTTTGATGTCGGCGCATTATCGTAGCCAGTTAAGTTACTCTCAAGACAATATCACCCAAGCGAAAGCGGCGCTGGAGCGTTTATATACTGCGCTGCGTGGTGTTGTAGTAAATGAGAGCACAGACCTTAGCTACGGTGGCTACCTAGCGCGTTTCGAAGCGGCTATGAACGATGACCTAAACGTACCTGAAGCCTTTTCGGTATTGTTCGATGTGGCACGTGAGCTTAACCGCCAAAAAGACAATGCTGAAGAAGCCGGTAAACTGGCTGCTGTTCTTAAAGGCCTAGGCGCAATTTTGGGTATGCTTCAAAGCGACCCAGATACTTACCTTAAAGGCGGTGAAGGCAATGACGATGAAGCGGCTGAAATTGAAGCGTTAATTAAACAGCGTAACGATGCCCGTGCCTCCAAAGATTGGGCAGCGGCAGATGCCGCACGCGATGCGTTAAACGCAAAAGGCGTAGTGTTAGAAGACGGCCCAAGCGGTACTACGTGGCGTAAAGCATAA
- a CDS encoding peptidylprolyl isomerase produces MVTLKTNFGDITLELFEDKAPKTVANFLSYVEDGFFDNTIFHRVINNFMIQGGGFTPDMEQKDTKDPIENEADNGVANEVGTIAMARTQDPHSATAQFFINVNNNDFLNHTSKSMNGWGYCAFGKVTEGMDVVEKIKAVKTGNNGYHQDVPVEPVIIEKAVVA; encoded by the coding sequence ATGGTTACGTTGAAAACAAATTTCGGTGATATCACCCTAGAGCTTTTTGAAGATAAAGCGCCTAAAACCGTAGCGAACTTTCTTTCTTATGTAGAAGACGGCTTCTTTGACAACACTATTTTCCATCGTGTAATTAACAACTTCATGATTCAAGGTGGTGGTTTCACCCCTGATATGGAACAAAAAGACACCAAAGACCCTATTGAAAACGAAGCTGACAACGGCGTTGCAAACGAAGTTGGCACCATAGCGATGGCGCGTACTCAAGACCCACACTCAGCCACAGCTCAGTTTTTCATTAACGTGAACAACAACGACTTCCTAAACCATACAAGCAAGTCGATGAATGGTTGGGGCTACTGTGCATTCGGTAAAGTAACTGAAGGCATGGATGTTGTAGAGAAAATTAAAGCGGTTAAAACAGGTAATAACGGCTACCACCAAGACGTACCTGTAGAGCCAGTGATCATTGAAAAAGCAGTGGTTGCTTAA
- the lpxH gene encoding UDP-2,3-diacylglucosamine diphosphatase produces the protein MSFTYFIADLHLSADRPDITECLMRFLKEDAINADALYVLGDLFEVWIGDDNVTPFNTAIASAFKEVSQHCPIYFIHGNRDFAIREKWLSKAGMTLLNEQEVIDLYGTPTLLTHGDELCTRDVAYQKFRKKSRGWWWPRLMLALPLWYRQRVADNGRAESKEKQQNLKPEIMDVTPEEVVKVMEKWGVQRMIHGHTHRPNIHSLKANGKSATRIVLGDWYDQGSVLRVTADEVLLEKHNFN, from the coding sequence ATGTCGTTCACCTACTTCATCGCTGATTTACACCTAAGTGCCGATCGTCCAGATATCACAGAATGCTTGATGCGCTTTTTAAAAGAAGATGCAATTAATGCTGACGCACTTTATGTTCTTGGCGACCTATTCGAAGTGTGGATTGGCGACGACAATGTCACGCCCTTTAACACTGCCATTGCGTCAGCCTTTAAAGAAGTCAGTCAGCACTGCCCTATTTACTTCATTCATGGCAACCGCGATTTCGCCATACGGGAAAAGTGGCTATCGAAAGCCGGTATGACTCTCTTAAACGAACAAGAAGTTATTGATTTGTACGGCACACCTACCCTGCTCACGCACGGTGATGAGCTTTGTACTCGCGATGTTGCCTATCAAAAGTTTCGCAAAAAATCTCGCGGGTGGTGGTGGCCACGCTTAATGCTAGCCTTGCCCTTGTGGTATCGACAGCGTGTAGCAGATAACGGCCGTGCCGAAAGCAAAGAAAAGCAACAGAACCTAAAACCTGAGATTATGGATGTCACCCCTGAAGAGGTGGTGAAAGTGATGGAAAAGTGGGGCGTACAGCGCATGATCCATGGTCATACGCACAGGCCAAACATTCATAGCCTCAAAGCAAACGGAAAATCAGCGACGCGCATAGTCCTTGGCGACTGGTACGATCAAGGTAGCGTATTACGGGTTACCGCCGATGAAGTGCTTCTGGAAAAGCACAATTTCAACTGA
- a CDS encoding OB-fold-containig protein, with product MTDVLLSPSNFWFSIALIAVFIVFVLELIGTIFGASVLGVGDDFGELDSEGFLNTAFANFLNINKVPFLIYLIVLLTVFGLSGLLINGLSATVLSVTPPSLISVPLAFLVGLFITAKTVHIISSLLPTIESSAVNSDEFVGSVAEITIGKASRGNPAEAKFTDCYSQPHFVLVEPFEEEELFSQGERVILIQKNKHSWLATRYL from the coding sequence ATGACAGATGTTCTTCTTTCCCCCTCAAACTTCTGGTTCAGCATTGCGCTTATAGCCGTTTTCATTGTTTTTGTGTTAGAGCTTATTGGCACGATTTTCGGTGCAAGCGTGTTAGGTGTAGGCGACGATTTTGGCGAGTTAGATAGCGAAGGTTTCCTTAACACGGCCTTTGCCAACTTTTTAAATATCAATAAAGTTCCGTTTCTAATTTATTTAATTGTATTACTGACCGTTTTTGGTCTTAGTGGCTTGCTTATAAACGGCCTGTCAGCTACGGTTTTAAGTGTTACTCCCCCTTCACTCATCTCAGTGCCACTTGCGTTTTTAGTAGGGTTATTTATTACCGCTAAAACGGTACACATTATTTCGAGTTTGCTTCCCACGATAGAATCGAGCGCAGTTAACAGCGACGAGTTTGTAGGGTCAGTAGCAGAGATTACCATCGGCAAAGCCAGTAGAGGCAACCCCGCAGAAGCAAAGTTCACTGATTGTTATTCACAACCTCATTTCGTGCTAGTAGAGCCTTTTGAAGAAGAAGAGCTTTTTTCGCAAGGAGAGCGCGTAATCTTAATTCAAAAAAATAAACACAGTTGGTTAGCAACACGCTACCTATAA
- a CDS encoding flotillin family protein, with translation MDTIQPSSLPSILFIAGAIVVGLIVIGLIFAKLYTRATKETAFVRTGLGGEKVIKDGGALVLPVVHEIIPVNMNTLRIEVEKIQKDALITKDRMRVDVKADFYLRVAPNANGISMAAQTLGTRTTRAEEVKKLMESKFVDVLRAVAAEMSMTEMHEQRADFVQKVQQSVANDLEKNGLELESVSLTGFDQTDLQFFNENNAFDAEGRARLTKIIEEKRKETNDIQQENRIFIEQRNLAAEKQSLDVKRDEEEARLAQEQVLAFKRQEQKAEIAKQREMKEREEREAEIAKNRAIEAAEIEKSREIETQEIAKRQALEQARIRQQQEVEVSEQVKQIAVATKSEEESAARAKAAEAEKQKVEKEEAVLTAKSVAEAERKKQIEVIDARKEAEREAVSITVEAQAKKEAAENTAEAILTEAKATADAKMLQAEADEKVLAVEAQGKQALYEAENTLKDEQIELQKSLAMLKVLPELVAHAVKPLENIDGIKILQGYGQGSGVKGDHTVATAGSGLAEQVTQAALNYRANAPLVDSMLREVGLVEADKGTLEDLVTGNSDLLSQASAVRPKPVVAEPGKLTPKTATEERPTE, from the coding sequence ATGGATACAATTCAACCATCTAGCTTGCCGTCAATACTCTTTATTGCCGGTGCTATTGTTGTAGGGCTTATCGTTATTGGCCTTATTTTCGCTAAGCTCTACACCCGAGCAACGAAGGAAACGGCATTTGTAAGAACTGGCCTGGGCGGTGAGAAAGTTATAAAAGACGGCGGCGCGCTTGTGCTCCCTGTTGTTCACGAAATAATTCCCGTGAACATGAACACCCTTCGCATAGAAGTGGAGAAAATTCAAAAAGACGCCCTGATTACTAAAGATCGCATGCGCGTTGACGTTAAAGCCGACTTCTATCTGCGTGTAGCACCTAATGCCAACGGCATCTCAATGGCGGCGCAAACGCTAGGTACCCGTACCACCCGCGCCGAAGAAGTTAAGAAATTGATGGAGTCGAAATTCGTTGACGTACTTCGCGCCGTAGCAGCTGAAATGAGCATGACCGAAATGCATGAACAGCGTGCTGATTTTGTGCAGAAGGTTCAACAAAGTGTTGCTAACGACCTTGAAAAGAACGGTTTAGAGTTAGAGTCGGTAAGCTTAACGGGCTTCGACCAAACTGACTTGCAATTCTTTAATGAAAATAACGCGTTCGATGCCGAAGGTCGCGCACGCTTGACCAAAATCATCGAAGAAAAACGCAAAGAAACCAACGATATCCAGCAAGAAAATCGCATTTTTATTGAGCAGCGTAATTTAGCCGCAGAAAAGCAGTCTTTAGACGTTAAACGGGACGAAGAAGAAGCTCGACTCGCCCAAGAACAGGTGCTTGCTTTTAAGCGTCAGGAACAAAAAGCGGAAATTGCTAAACAGCGTGAAATGAAAGAGCGTGAAGAGCGCGAGGCAGAAATTGCTAAAAATCGCGCTATAGAAGCTGCGGAAATTGAAAAGTCGCGAGAAATTGAAACCCAAGAAATTGCCAAACGCCAAGCGCTAGAACAAGCGCGAATTCGCCAGCAACAAGAAGTAGAAGTTTCCGAGCAAGTGAAACAAATTGCCGTTGCGACCAAGTCTGAAGAAGAGTCTGCAGCGCGTGCAAAAGCCGCTGAAGCGGAAAAACAAAAAGTTGAAAAAGAAGAAGCCGTACTGACCGCGAAATCAGTAGCAGAGGCTGAACGTAAGAAGCAAATTGAAGTTATAGACGCCCGTAAAGAAGCTGAACGTGAAGCGGTAAGTATTACCGTTGAAGCACAGGCTAAAAAAGAAGCGGCAGAAAACACCGCTGAAGCGATCCTAACCGAAGCGAAAGCCACCGCTGATGCGAAAATGCTGCAAGCAGAGGCCGACGAGAAGGTACTTGCGGTTGAGGCACAAGGTAAACAGGCCCTTTACGAAGCTGAAAATACCCTAAAAGATGAGCAGATTGAGCTACAGAAGTCGCTTGCCATGCTTAAGGTATTGCCCGAACTGGTGGCGCATGCCGTTAAGCCACTTGAAAATATTGATGGTATTAAAATTCTTCAAGGGTACGGCCAGGGTAGTGGCGTTAAAGGCGACCACACCGTTGCTACTGCAGGAAGTGGCTTAGCAGAGCAAGTTACTCAAGCAGCACTTAATTACCGCGCTAATGCACCTCTTGTAGATTCAATGTTGCGCGAAGTAGGTTTAGTCGAGGCCGACAAAGGCACCTTGGAAGATTTAGTGACGGGCAATAGTGACTTACTATCGCAAGCCAGCGCAGTAAGGCCTAAGCCTGTTGTGGCAGAACCAGGGAAACTTACCCCAAAAACAGCCACTGAAGAACGCCCCACTGAATAA
- a CDS encoding oxidoreductase-like domain-containing protein translates to MATLPEEPEKPLRDDCCGGGACCPCIWDVYYEKLDKWREAKKAQEESQQQPSDTSQLDKGE, encoded by the coding sequence ATGGCAACGCTACCTGAAGAACCAGAAAAACCGCTACGTGATGACTGTTGCGGTGGCGGCGCTTGCTGCCCTTGTATCTGGGATGTGTATTACGAAAAGCTGGATAAATGGAGAGAAGCTAAAAAAGCACAAGAAGAATCTCAACAACAGCCGTCTGACACATCTCAGCTAGATAAAGGCGAATAA
- the gtfA gene encoding sucrose phosphorylase encodes MSIRNGVQLITYADRLGDGNIESLTNLLDGPLKGLFKGVHILPFYYPYDGEDAGFDPIDHTTVDERLGDWNNIKKLGESVDIMADLIVNHMSGQSEAFTDVLKKGRESEYWPLFLTKEDVFSGNDQAEIDEQIAKVFRPRPTPFFSDYEVGIETDSTETVPFWTTFTSNQIDIDVESELGKEYLSSILQSFTESNVDLIRLDAAGYAIKRAGSNCFMLEETFEFIEALSKRARTMGMQCLVEIHSHYQTQIDIAARCDSVYDFALPPLVLHTLFTKDASALAHWLSISPRNCFTVLDTHDGIGIVDVGASGDKPGLISADAINALVEQIHVNSNGESKKATGAAANNVDLYQVNCTYYDALGKDDFAYLVARAIQFFSPGIPQVYYGGLLAAHNDMELLANTNVGRDINRPYLTTAMVEDAIQKPVVKGLMQLITLRNENKAFGGAFDVTYTDNTLVLSWSNDGDAASLTVDFAAMDATINTVSNGEESTLSIGALLA; translated from the coding sequence ATGTCTATACGCAATGGCGTTCAGTTAATTACATATGCGGACCGACTAGGCGACGGCAACATCGAAAGTCTAACCAATCTACTGGATGGCCCCCTTAAAGGCTTGTTTAAAGGTGTTCATATTTTACCTTTTTACTACCCTTACGACGGAGAAGATGCAGGGTTTGACCCCATCGATCACACCACAGTAGACGAACGTCTAGGCGATTGGAACAATATTAAAAAGCTTGGTGAGTCGGTAGATATTATGGCCGACCTCATTGTGAACCATATGTCAGGTCAAAGCGAAGCATTTACAGATGTGCTAAAAAAGGGACGAGAGTCTGAATACTGGCCACTATTCCTTACAAAAGAAGATGTTTTCTCTGGCAACGATCAGGCTGAAATTGACGAACAGATCGCAAAAGTCTTCCGCCCTCGCCCTACGCCATTTTTCAGCGACTACGAAGTTGGTATAGAGACAGACTCGACAGAAACGGTACCATTTTGGACAACATTTACATCGAACCAAATTGATATTGACGTTGAGTCGGAGTTAGGGAAAGAGTACCTTTCTTCTATCCTTCAGTCGTTTACCGAAAGTAACGTTGATCTAATACGTTTAGATGCAGCCGGTTACGCTATTAAACGCGCGGGTTCAAATTGCTTCATGCTTGAAGAGACATTTGAATTTATTGAAGCCCTTTCTAAGCGAGCTCGCACCATGGGCATGCAATGCCTGGTTGAAATTCACAGCCATTACCAAACGCAAATTGATATCGCGGCGCGTTGTGACAGCGTTTATGACTTCGCACTACCGCCTTTGGTGCTGCACACTCTATTCACCAAAGATGCGAGCGCACTAGCGCATTGGTTGTCTATTTCTCCTCGCAACTGCTTTACAGTACTCGATACGCACGACGGTATCGGTATTGTTGATGTGGGTGCAAGCGGCGACAAACCAGGCCTGATTAGCGCCGACGCTATCAACGCATTAGTTGAACAAATTCACGTTAATTCAAATGGCGAGTCTAAAAAGGCAACCGGCGCGGCAGCCAACAACGTTGACCTTTATCAGGTCAACTGTACCTACTATGACGCGCTAGGCAAAGACGACTTTGCTTACTTAGTAGCGAGAGCTATCCAATTCTTCAGCCCAGGTATTCCTCAAGTTTATTACGGTGGCTTACTTGCTGCGCACAACGACATGGAGCTACTAGCAAACACGAATGTGGGTCGCGATATAAACCGCCCTTATTTAACAACAGCGATGGTTGAAGACGCTATTCAAAAGCCAGTTGTTAAAGGTTTAATGCAGCTTATTACGCTTAGAAACGAAAACAAAGCGTTTGGCGGCGCTTTTGACGTTACGTATACGGATAACACTCTTGTACTGTCGTGGAGCAACGACGGTGATGCAGCATCATTAACCGTAGATTTCGCTGCAATGGACGCGACTATTAACACGGTTAGCAATGGCGAAGAAAGCACGCTTTCTATAGGCGCTTTATTAGCCTAA
- a CDS encoding winged helix-turn-helix transcriptional regulator, with amino-acid sequence MTASLKSVDSTPENGTVGSLSTDENIEKPSGTVSEPKQYICGVAVSLEIIGGKWKGVILWHLCHKTLRFSQLRRRLQGVTQKMLTQQLRELERDGLVNRKVYAEVPPRVEYSLTELGRTLEPTLRQLCDWGRTYNDEHKP; translated from the coding sequence ATGACAGCAAGTTTAAAATCCGTAGACAGTACCCCAGAGAATGGTACTGTCGGCTCACTGAGTACAGATGAAAATATCGAAAAACCGAGCGGAACAGTCAGCGAACCGAAGCAATATATTTGTGGTGTTGCGGTGTCGCTAGAAATTATTGGCGGTAAGTGGAAAGGGGTGATCCTTTGGCATCTTTGCCATAAAACCCTTCGCTTTAGCCAGTTAAGGCGACGGCTTCAGGGGGTGACGCAAAAAATGCTGACACAGCAACTTAGAGAGTTAGAGCGAGACGGGCTGGTAAATAGAAAGGTGTATGCCGAAGTTCCGCCGCGGGTGGAGTATTCGCTAACCGAATTAGGTCGCACTTTAGAGCCAACCCTGCGTCAACTATGCGATTGGGGAAGAACGTATAATGACGAACATAAACCGTAA
- a CDS encoding YhdH/YhfP family quinone oxidoreductase: MTSFNALLVEKQEDKSFTRSVTQRSLEDLPEGALLIKVHYSSLNYKDALSATGNPGVSRNFPHTPGIDAAGVVVSCDDDRFSEGDEVIVTGYDLGMNTAGGFGEYIRIPSEWAVAKPEGLSLKESMVIGTAGFTAGLSVLGLVEHGVTPDKGEILVTGATGGVGSVAVAILAKAGYSVVACTGKKEHESFLTSLGAIKVITRDELLENKERPMLKEQYAGAIDTVGGEYLAQAIKATQYGGAVTCCGLTASADLNVSVFPFILRGVSLLGIDSVQCPMPPRLKLWDKLASEWKLECLDDLTEEVSLGDVSQKIDAILKGQISGRTLLKL, from the coding sequence ATGACATCGTTTAACGCTTTGCTTGTAGAAAAACAGGAAGATAAATCATTTACTCGAAGTGTGACGCAGCGCTCACTAGAGGATTTACCAGAAGGCGCACTGCTTATTAAGGTGCATTACTCGTCGCTTAATTACAAAGATGCTTTGTCGGCAACGGGTAACCCTGGTGTAAGTCGAAACTTTCCGCACACTCCGGGCATCGATGCTGCGGGCGTTGTAGTCTCATGCGACGACGACCGCTTCAGCGAGGGCGACGAAGTGATCGTAACGGGTTACGATTTAGGAATGAATACCGCTGGCGGCTTCGGTGAATACATTCGAATTCCTAGCGAATGGGCAGTAGCCAAACCTGAAGGCTTATCTTTAAAAGAGTCGATGGTAATTGGTACGGCAGGCTTTACCGCTGGTCTTTCTGTACTGGGCCTAGTTGAACATGGTGTTACACCCGATAAAGGCGAAATCTTAGTAACTGGGGCCACAGGAGGCGTAGGCTCGGTGGCAGTGGCAATTTTAGCCAAGGCAGGGTATTCGGTGGTAGCTTGTACCGGGAAGAAGGAACATGAGTCTTTTCTAACTTCACTAGGGGCAATTAAAGTCATTACCCGTGACGAACTACTCGAGAACAAAGAGCGCCCTATGTTAAAAGAGCAATATGCAGGCGCAATTGATACCGTGGGCGGTGAATATCTTGCACAAGCCATAAAAGCAACCCAATATGGTGGTGCGGTAACATGTTGTGGGCTGACTGCTTCAGCCGATCTTAATGTAAGTGTATTTCCGTTTATCTTACGCGGCGTGTCTTTGCTAGGTATCGACTCAGTGCAATGCCCCATGCCGCCTAGATTAAAACTTTGGGATAAATTAGCCAGCGAATGGAAACTTGAATGTCTTGACGACTTAACTGAAGAAGTTTCGCTAGGTGACGTTAGCCAAAAAATAGATGCCATTTTAAAAGGGCAAATTTCTGGAAGGACACTTCTAAAACTGTAA